The sequence CTCTGCAAATCAGCCTTCAAACTATTTGTCGATAATAAATTACCGCGGGCAATGCTAATCTGCCCCTCAATATCAGCAACCTTACGCTCCAAAGCACGATCAATATCTTCTACCCGCGTGTACAACAGCAATAACTGCCGATCAGACTTTGCTTGCTCTTTATCGGCTTGTATTTTTCTATATTCTTCTGGTGTAGGTGCGCGCGGTACCACTCGAACAACACGACCTTGCTCGCTGAGCACTTCATAACCATTACCAATCAGGTGCGCAGGCACACCCTGATGATTGATCACGGTAATGCCGCGTTCATCAATGTAGCGATAATATTCAACTGCATAAGCACTGCTGCTGAGCAATAAGCTCAGTGCAAGAAAAAAATATGCAGATCCAGATAACCGCATCACTTATAACCTCGAAGATATCAACAGCTACATTTTATAGCATTATGGAAGCACTGAATAATGTTGGCGAGGCAGCTAATTATTCAACACGTCCTTAGATGCCATAGTCCTCACGGTAGCGCTCTACCGCAGACAAGTGGTGCCTTAACTCATCATTACCGGCTAAATATTCTAACACTTGCTGCAAAGATACAATGCTTATTACTGGCATATTGAAATCACGCTCAACCTCTTGAATCGCTGACAACGCACCTGTGCCACGCTCTTGGCGATCTAAGGCAATCAACACACCCGCCGCTTGAGCACCTTGCGTTTGAATAATCTGCATCACTTCGCGAATAGCTGTGCCCGCAGTAATCACATCGTCAACAATTACTACTTTGCCAGTTAAAGGCGCACCCACTAATGTGCCACCCTCACCATGCGCTTTCGCTTCTTTACGGTTAAAGCACCAAGGTATGTCAGTGTTATGGTGTTCAGCCAAAGCAACTGCCATCGTTGCAGCCAGCGGAATACCTTTATACGCAGGCCCAAACACCACATCATAGGCCAGCCCACTATCAACCAGTGCTTGTGCATAAAAACGACCGAGCTTGGCTAAAGCCAAACCTGAGTTAAACAGCCCTGCATTAAAAAAATAAGGACTTACTCGCCCCGACTTCAAGGTAAACTCACCAAAGCGTAAAACTCCGCGCTCAAGTGCGAACTGAATAAACTCTCGTTGATATGCTTGCATAAAAAGGGTCCTTAGCGCTTTGGGTTTAGCCAATTTAAAATACGTTCGGTATCATACACACACTTTTTTTCTAGGGGCTATCCATGCGCGTTATTAGTATAAATGTGAACGGGATTCACAATGCTATTGAACAAGGGTTATTTGACTGGCTACACGCGCAAAATGCCGATGTCATCTGCCTGCAGGATACACGCGCCAGCGCACACGAAATGGATGCATCTGAGGTCCAGCTGCATGGCTATTTTTGCTACGCTTGTGATGCTGAACAACCCGCACAAGGCGGTGTTGCAATCTATACACGCCTGCAACCAAAGGCCATTATAACCAGTTTAGGCTTTGAATCAGCTGATCGTTTCGGCCGATATATTCAGGCCGATTTTGATAAAGTCAGCATCGCCAGTGTACTCATGCCCTCTGGGCGTAAAGATGAGAACGACTTGAACCAAAAGTTTAAGTTTATGGATGACTTTGCGCGCCATCTTGATAAGCAACGGCGCAAGCGTCGTGACTATATTTACTGTGCCTCATTGTTTATAGCGCACAATAAACTCGACGTAAAACACTGGCGTGACTGCCAGCAAGAAACCGGATTTCTATCGCCTGAACGGGCGTGGATGGATGAACTGATTGGAACGATGGCCTACACCGATGCCTTGCGTGAGGTAAACCGAGAAGGCGAGCTGTACAGCTGGTGGGCTGACAGCGAACAGGCTGAACTGCTAAACCTCGGCTGGCGCTTTGATTACCAATTATTAACGCAAGGCATGCGTCGCACTGTACGCAGTGCCAAATTGTCTAGGCAGCCGCGCTTTTCAGAGCATGCGCCTTTTAGTGTTGACTATGATTGGGTGTTAAGCGTTTAAAAGCAGCCTGAATAACACAAACAAATAGCCTCTTGTGTTATTCAGGCTGCATAGCGAGCGACTCGCTTACTTAATAAAGCGCAAGGTCATTGGGTAACGATACGCCACGCCATTATTGGCTTTTACTCCACCAATAATAGTCATCGCTATCCAGTACACACCGAGTACCGGCAGCACAAAAACACCGATTCCGACAAAAATCAGCATGATGCCAATAAATGCAGCAATCCCTATAGTGATCTGAAAATTCACTGCCTCTTTGCCATTTTGTGCGACAAAGGGATGAAAGTCTTTCTTCAGCTGCCACGCCACCACTGGACCAATAATATTACCGAAAGGAATAAGAAAAGCCGCAAAAGCCGCGAAGTGGGTCACCATAGCCCATAGCTTTGCCTCTTGGCTCAGCTGTGGCTGTTCGGGGGTAACTGATCCGTGCTTATCCATTACCGCGCTCCTGTTTTACTATTAGATCTTACTCATTGCGCAATGCAGCCTGCTGCAAGGCAAAGAGCTCTCGCACACCTTTATCTGCTAACACCAACATTTCATTAAGTTGCTCTGACGCAAAGGG comes from Pseudomonas sp. C27(2019) and encodes:
- a CDS encoding DUF4870 domain-containing protein, producing MDKHGSVTPEQPQLSQEAKLWAMVTHFAAFAAFLIPFGNIIGPVVAWQLKKDFHPFVAQNGKEAVNFQITIGIAAFIGIMLIFVGIGVFVLPVLGVYWIAMTIIGGVKANNGVAYRYPMTLRFIK
- a CDS encoding exodeoxyribonuclease III — its product is MRVISINVNGIHNAIEQGLFDWLHAQNADVICLQDTRASAHEMDASEVQLHGYFCYACDAEQPAQGGVAIYTRLQPKAIITSLGFESADRFGRYIQADFDKVSIASVLMPSGRKDENDLNQKFKFMDDFARHLDKQRRKRRDYIYCASLFIAHNKLDVKHWRDCQQETGFLSPERAWMDELIGTMAYTDALREVNREGELYSWWADSEQAELLNLGWRFDYQLLTQGMRRTVRSAKLSRQPRFSEHAPFSVDYDWVLSV
- the pyrE gene encoding orotate phosphoribosyltransferase, whose product is MQAYQREFIQFALERGVLRFGEFTLKSGRVSPYFFNAGLFNSGLALAKLGRFYAQALVDSGLAYDVVFGPAYKGIPLAATMAVALAEHHNTDIPWCFNRKEAKAHGEGGTLVGAPLTGKVVIVDDVITAGTAIREVMQIIQTQGAQAAGVLIALDRQERGTGALSAIQEVERDFNMPVISIVSLQQVLEYLAGNDELRHHLSAVERYREDYGI
- a CDS encoding DUF4124 domain-containing protein, coding for MRLSGSAYFFLALSLLLSSSAYAVEYYRYIDERGITVINHQGVPAHLIGNGYEVLSEQGRVVRVVPRAPTPEEYRKIQADKEQAKSDRQLLLLYTRVEDIDRALERKVADIEGQISIARGNLLSTNSLKADLQSQAASQERAGRVVSEALVEQIKNATIDQQRLQQQISRYLQSKQDVEHAFERDKMRLIELLGTR